From the genome of Chloroflexota bacterium:
TTTGATAAGCAAGGGGTCGAGATGATGACGACGTGGAGAGAATGGGTTGTCTCGAACCCTTCTGTGATGATGGGCAGGCCGGGTAATCGTCGGGTCATTGCAGAGCTACCAACACGCGAGAAAGCGGGTACGATGAAGGAAAGAGACGAAGTCGCAGAGGCGAACGAGCGTCACTGGGAGCGAATGGTGCGGGAGGGGTGCGGGTTCACCATCCCCTGGCTGGACCTGGATCCCGATGTGGTGCGGGCGTTCGCTGAGGGCAGGATAGACTCCGCGCCGGGGCCGCTGGAGGAGATGACGCCCCGCGGCATCCTCGCCGGCGTCGAGGGCAGGGACGTGCTCTGCCTGGCGTGCGGTGGTGGGCAGCAGTCGGCCGTGTTCGCCTTGCTCGGCGCGCGGGTGACCGTGGTCGATCTGGCTCAGGGGCAGCTTGAGGGGGACCGGAGGGCGGCGGCGCATTACGGCGTCGAGATCCGGACGATCCACGCGGACATGCGGGATCTCTCCATGCTGGACGACGAATCCTTCGATCTCGTGTACGGGACGGCCATCTGCTACGTCCCCGATGCCCGGCAGGTGTACGCGGAGGTCGCCCGGGTGCTGAGGCCGGGCGGGTTGTATCGCGTGGATTGGAGGCAGCCGGCGCTCCACTTCGTGGCGTGGGATGGGGGTGGCTACCGGATCACGAAGCCCTACTCCGAAAGGGTTGACCCGCGAGAGGACGGTGCGATCGAGTTCCGGCACTACATGGACGACATCTTTAACGGGCTCGTCGAGGTCGGGCTGTCGATCCGACATGTGGAGGACGTCTCCCGGGCGGTTCCGCCCGATCCGCAGGCCCCCGCCGGGAGCTGGGACCACGAGCGGGCCTACGTCGGCGGGGAATTCGTCATCGTCGCACGGAAGGAACGGCCAATCCCACGGTGAGAACACCTGTCGCGTGTCGTTGACGCTTATCTTGATCAATGGTATACTCCCACACAGTCATGCAGCTGTGTCTGCCAGGGCTTGAGGTTGATGATGCGATCCCGGTGGGTGGCGGCAGTGTTCATATGGGATGTCAGGGGGCCCTTGCCTACCCGGCAGCCTGAGCTAGCGCTCGGGCCCGAGTAGGTCGCCCTGGCCGGGTATTCGCGCAGGAGAACACGCGCTAGCTCTCTCGCTTCGGATGGAGGGCTAGCGTTTTGTTTCGTCCGTGATGTCAGGGAAATAGCCCGGTCGGATATCGGGGATAGCAGGGCAATGGCGCCCACGATGTGAGCGAGATGCGTATTTTAACCATTAGCGATCGAGTTGTGCCGATTTTGTACAGCCCCCATATCCTGACTCGACTTGGGAAGATCGACCTGGTGCTGAGCTGTGGAGATCTCCCCTTCTACTATCTCGATTTCGTCTCCAGCATGCTGGGCGCGCCCTGCTACTATGTCTTCGGGAATCATGCCCAGGGGTTGGAGCTGGGGTTGGAGCCCCCCATCCGTCGGTTCGTGGGCGGCGATCTGGACGGCCGCCTGGTCTACGAGCGAGGGATCCTGATCGCCGGGCTGGAGGGAGCGTACCGATACAATCGCAATCCTCGTTTCCAGTACACGGAGCGCGAGATGTGGCTGAAGATCGCTCGCCTGATCCCCAGCCTGCTGGCGGCACGCCTCCGGTACGGTCGATACCTGGACATCCTCATCACCCACGCGCCGCCGCGAGGGATCCACGATGGGCCGGATCGGGCGCATACCGGGTTCGTCTCGTTCCTGACCTTCATGCGTTGGTTCCGGCCGAGGTATCTGATCCACGGCCACAAGCACGTGTACCGCCCTGATGAGCAGACGAGGACGGTCTATCAGGACACCGTCGTCATCAACACCTATGGGTTCCGCGTCCTGGAGATCGAGGAACACGAGGGACGCCGGGCACGGCCGCGTCGATCATCCGTGTTGCGTGCCTGATGGGCCGTAAGTTCATACCGGGCTATCGCTCACAACATAGCGAGGGAAGATGACAGGGAAGATCGTGTCGATATTCGGCAGCGCGAGGACGCCGGAGGGGACGGCGGCCTGGCAGCAGGCATATGAGCTGGGGCGGCGCCTGGCTCGGGCGGGTTGGATCGTCGCCAACGGCGGATACGACGGCACGATGGCGGCCGTCAGCCGGGGAGCCCGGGAGGCGGGCGGACACGTCATCGGCGTCACCTGCGCCGCCTTCGACCCGCTTCCGCCCAACCCGTGGTTGAGCGAGGAGCGCAGGATGCCCACGCTGATCGCCCGCCTGGAGGCGATCACGTCGCTGGGGGACGCCTTCATCGCGCTGCCGGGCGGCATCGGCACCCTGACCGAGGTGACGCTGGTGTGGAGCCTGCTCCAGACGGGCAGCCTGTCCCCGCGGCCCTTCGTCCTGATCGGCTCGCCATGGGCCGGGCTGGTGGACGCGTTCAAGCGCCACACGGAGATGGGCGATTCCATCCTGGCGCTGGCCCGGCTGGCCGCCGATGTGGACGAGGCGGTGGCGTTTCTGGGATGAGGGCAGGGGCGAGTCTCAGCCTTGCCCTATTGACATCAGGTTAGGCGATACGAAAGCATGTTTCTGCATCCCTGGGGTGGCTCGGAGGAGCTGTCGTCCCTCCGAGGAAACCTATTTTCAGCCCTCCATCTGCCCCGTGGGGCCGCGGGTCATCGGCCGAAGCCCCAACCACGAAGGTGAAAGGCGGGGAAAAGGGGCTTTGGGCAGACGGATGGTGTTGAGGATGATCTCCATTATTGGCACTTCATACCGATGTGCTCGTCCAGAACTCATGTGCCGGAGGAAAGGAATCCATGGCTGAGAAGATCACACCGAGGAGTCAGGACTTCGCTCGCTGGTATACGGATGTGGTGCAGCGGGCGGACATGGCCGACTACGCTCCCGTGCGGGGGTGCATGGTCATCAAACCGTACGGCTACGCGCTTTGGGAGAACATCCAGAGCGCGCTGGATCGCCGGTTCAAGGCAACGGGACACGTCAACGCCTACTTCCCCCTCTTCATCCCCATGAGCTTCCTGCAGAAGGAAGCCGAGCACGTCGAGGGATTCTCGCCCGAGCTGGCGGTGGTCACCCATGGCGGCGGCGAGGAACTGGAGGAGCCGCTGGCCGTCCGCCCCACCTCGGAGACCATCATCGGGCACATGTACGCGCAGTGGATCCGGTCCTACCGAGACCTGCCCGTCCTCATCAACCAGTGGGCGAACGTCGTGCGATGGGAGAAGCGCACCCGCCTCTTCCTGCGTACGACGGAGTTCCTCTGGCAGGAGGGGCACACGGCCCATGCCACCGAAGAGGAGGCGATGGAGGAGACGCTGCGCATCCTGGACCTGTACACCGACTTCGCCGTGAACGAGGCGGCCGTCCCGGTCATCCCCGGCCAGAAGAGCGAGCGGGAGAAGTTCGCCGGCGCGGTGGCGAGCTACACCATCGAGGCGATGATGGGGAACGGCTGGGCGCTTCAGGCGGGCACCAGCCACTTCCTGGGACAGAATTTCGCTCGCGCGTTCGACATCAAATTCCTGGACCAGAACAACGAGCTGCAGTACGTGTGGACCACCAGCTGGGGGCTGAGCACGCGCTTCATCGGCGGGATCATCATGGTGCACGGGGACGACCAGGGGCTTATCCTGCCGCCGCGTCTGGCCCCCTATCAGGTGGTGATCGTCCCCATCTGGAGGAACGACGAGGAGCGTGCCACGGTGCTGGAGGCCGGGCAGAAGATCGCAGCCGAGCTCCTGGATGCCGACGTGCGGGTCCGGTTCGACGACCGAGATAATGTGTCGCCTGGCTTCAAGTTCAACGACTGGGAGATGCGCGGCGTGCCGTTGCGCATCGAGATCGGTCCCCGGGACGTGGAGCAGCGGCAGGTCGTGTTCGCCCGGCGCGATGTCCCGGGGCGGGAGGGGAAGCGGGTCGTCTCCCAGGACGGGCTGGTCGCCCAGGTCCAGGCGATGTTGGAGGCCATCCAGGCCACCCTGCTGGAGCGGGCCATCCGCTTCCGGGACGAGAACACCCATCGGGCCGAGAGCTACGGGGAGTTCAAGGAGATCCTGAAGACGCAGGGCGGGTTCATCCGGGTACACTGGGCCGGGACCAGCGAGGACGAGGATCGCATCAAGGAGGAGACCAAGGCGACGATCCGCTGCTTCCCGCTGGACGCGCCGGAGGGCCGGGGACGTTGCTTCTACACCGGACAGGAGACGGACCGCATCGCCATCTTCGCCCGGGCCTATTGATGTGAGCAAGGGGAGCGCCTCTCGCTCCGGAGGGGGCATGCCGCCACCCAACGTCCTCCTCATCACGTGCGATCAGCTCCGCAAGGACGCGTTGGGCTGCTACGGGAACGATGTGATCCGGACGCCGCACATCGACCGGCTGGCCGAACGCGGCGTCCGGTTCGATCAGGTGTTCACCGCCAGCCCGGTGTGCGCGCCCAACCGTGGGAGCATCGCCACGGGACGATTCCCATCCGTCCACGGCCTGCGGCGCAACGGATGCGTGCTGCCGAAGGGCGAGCTGACCCTGATGGAGGTGCTACGGCGGCGGGGATACGCGACCTACGGCGTGGGCAAGATGCACTTCGGCCCCCAGTGGCGCTGGATCGAGGACAGGCCCGGTGCTACCGGGGACTTCGACGAGCGCTGGGCGGTCAATCCCCAGCCGCTGCCATGGGAGTTCCCCTTCTACGGCTTCCAGCAGGGGATGTTCACCGAGGATCATCGCGTGGGCCCCTACGCCGACTACCTGAGGGCGCACGGCCTCGATCCCTGGGCTGATCCGCACAGCTTCTCCTATCCCCAACACATCACCGCCCCATCGGTCTATCCCGAGGAGCATCACCAGACGGTATGGGTCGCCGATCGATCCATCGAATACCTGCGGAGCCATCCGGCGGATCGCCCGTTCTTCCTGTGGACCTCGTTCGTCCACCCACACCACCCGTTCACGCCGCCGGTGCCCTACGACACCCTGTACGATCCGACCGAGATGCCGCTGCCGGTCTGGGACCCGGGTGAGGTGGACGGCTGGCCGGAGGCCTACCGGCGGAAGTACCTGGCACGCCAGGGCTCCCACGAGGCGATCGGCATGTGCGACCTGACGGACGCCGACTGGCGGCGGATCAAAGCCTACTACTACGGCATGATCAGCCTCATTGACAAGCAGATCGGCCGGCTGATGGATGAGCTGGACCGGCGCGGCCTATTGGATCGCACCATCGTCGTCTTCACCTCAGACCACGGCGAGATGCTCGGCGATCACCACCTGCTCTTCAAGGGCACGCACTACGACTGCGTGACGAACGTGCCTCTGATCATCGCCCGGCCGGGGGATCCGCAGGGCGGCCAGGCACGCCACGGCATCGCACAGTCCGTCGACATCATGCCCACGATCCTCGAGCTCACGGGCACGGACGTTCCCGAGGGGGTGCAGGGGAAGTCGCTGGTGCCCATGCTGGCCGACGGGAAAGTGGAGCTGTACCGGGAAGCCTTCATCGAGGACCCGGAGATGAGACGCACGGTGCGCACGCCCACGGCGCGACTCACCTGGCACGGAGAGGGGCAACGCGGCGAGCTGTACGACCTGACGCGCGATCCGCATTGCCTGCGTAACCTGTGGGATAGACCGGAAGCCGCTGATTTGCAGCGCCAGCTCATGGACCGCCTGGTGGCCCGTATGGCCGAGAACGTCGACCCTCTGCCGCCGCAGGTTGGCCTGTGCTGACGCACCCACTCGCAGGAGGCCTACCATGAACATCATCCTGCTCATCTCCGACACGTTTCGCTACGACAACCTGTTCGATCGGGCGGCCATGCCCGTGCGCACGCCCGAGCTGGACCGCTTCGCGGAGCGGGCCGTCAGCCTGTCACGCCTGTACACGGGCAGCTTCCCCACCATCCCTCATCGGACGGACCTGACCACCGGCCGATATGGCTGGCCCTGGTACCCCTGGCAGGACCGGCGGGAGAGCAGCCCGAATCACATCCCCGAGATCCTCCGCCAGACAGGCTACGTCTCCCAGCTCCTCTGCGACTGCCCGCATCTCTTCCGCAGCAGCTTCAACGTGGGCTTTGACGGGGCCCACGTGTTGCGTGGCCAGGAGGGCGACACCTACTTCCTGCGGATGAACCACCCCATCGAGCACGTCATGCCGCCGGAGAAAACGCGCTACGGGCGGCATTTCCAGGGACGCAACCTGGTCGACCTGGCCCGCTGGACGAACCGGTACTGGTATCGGGAGATCGATCGCTTCCCGCCGCGTACGGCGGAGCTGGCGGTGGAATGGCTGGAGGAGAACTATCGGTTCCATCCCTTCTTCCTGTGGGTCGACTTCTTCGATCCCCACGAACCATGGGATCCGCCGGAGTACATGGTGAAGCGCTATGATCCGGATTACGAGGGCGTGCCCATGCTCCACCCCAACTACGGGAAGGCCAGCGATCTGACCCCAGAGGAACTGAGGAATCTGCGCGCCCATTACTGCGCCGAGGCGGAGCTGGTCGATCGCTGGGTCGGCCGCGTGCTCCAGAAGATCGACGACCTGGGGCTGTGGGACAATTCAATCGTGATCTTCACCACCGATCACGGCATCAGCCTGGGCGAGCATAATCGGACGGGCAAGTCGAACATCAACCCCGGCGATGAACGATACTGGCCCCTTTACCCGGAGATCGCCCATATCCCCTTCCTGATCGCCGCGCCGGGGCTCGAGGGGGGCCGAACCGTCGACGCGCTGCTGCAGCCCGCCGACATCCTGCCCACGCTGCTGGATCTGGCAGGCGTCGACGCAACGCCCCCGCAGCCGTTCCACGGACGATCCTTCGCCCCCAAGCTGCGTGGGGAGCCTCAGCCCCCATTGCACGAGTACGTGATCTCAGCCTCGTTCCTCCGGCTTGTGGATGGGAGCATCCCCGCCGAATGGGTGACGCCGGCCGTGTACACGGAGAAATGGGCCTACGTCCCGGTCGGGGCGGACGGCGAACGCGAGCTATACGACCTCCAGGCCGACCCGTACGCTGAGGCGAACGTCATCTCCGAACACCCGGACGTCGCCGACGACCTGCACGGCAAGTTGCTCGCTTGGCTGCGGGAGGTCGAGGCCCCTGAGGAGGCCATCGCCGTTTTCCAGCCTTAGCGGCCTCCCCAGGGTAGGCGAGGGCATTGCCCTCGCCTACCCCTTTCCAAAAGGTGGCGGCACGGCATGCCGTGTCCGCTACCGCGAGCGTATATCCAAAGGGCACAAAGGGTTCTCCGTCCTGGGCAGCCATGTCCGCCACAGGACGCGAAAAGGACGCCCGACCGGGCGTCCTTTTTCTTTCGAGAGGGAAAGCAAGGGCAAACGGCGTTCGCCCTATCCCTGTTATCGTGGAGGCAGCCCCGGCGTCGGCGTGGGCGGCACTTTGTCGGGCGACCAGTAGCGTTCGATGTTCAGAGCGGCCTTCTGCTCGTCGAGCAATTTCCGATATGCCTCTGACTTCCTCCGCTCCAGCTCGAATGGGTCGACCGGGCGCGCCGGGTCCTTCTCCATTACCTGGATGATGTGGTAGCCGAAGGGGGTCTTCACGGGATCGCTGATCTGGCCAGGCTCCAGGGAGAAGGCCGCCTCCTCGAACTCGGGCACCATGCGGCCCCGCCCGAACCAGCCCAGATCGCCACCGGAGGCTTTGCTGCCCGGATCATCGGAGTACTCCTCCGCCAGCTTGGCGAAATCCTCTCCGGCGCGCAGGCGCTCGACCAGCTCCTGGGCCAGCGCCAGTGCCTCCTCTTCCGTGCGCGGCGCCAGTGTCGGCGTGGGCGTTGGGGTGGGCTCGGTCGGCGTCGGAGTGGGCGTTGGCGCCTCCGCCCCTTCCGGTAGCGGTGTTGGAGTGTACGTCGGCGTCGGCGTGGGAGCGGGCGTGCGAATGGCGATCAGGATATGCCGCGCTCGCACCTGCTCCTCGGTCGTGGGCACGTCTTTCCCGACCAGCTCCCGGAGCTTCTCCTCCAGCAGGCGCGCCTCGATCACCCGGCGGTATTCATCCAGGGACATATCGGCGATCTGCGCCAGGGTGGTCTCCATCTCCTGCAGGCCGGCCTGATACTCCGCGTCCGTCAGGATATGAACGGTCGGTGTGGGCGTCGGGGAGGGGGTCGGCGTGGGCTCGCCGCCCTCGCCCTGCTCGGGGTTGGGCGTCGGCGTGGGCGTCGGGGTCCAGGACTCGGCGGTCGCCGTCGCCTCGATCGCCGCCTGTGCGGTGGCCGTGGCCTCCGGCTCCGTGACCGCGCCGCGCCCGCGCGCCACCTGGGAACGCAGCTCCGCCTCTATCTCCTCCGGCGAGACGGTGATGCCGCGCTCGGCGGCGATCTTCCGGATGACCTCTTCGTCGATCATCTGGTCCAGGATCTGCTGACTGAGCGTCTCCTGGTTGGCCAGGAGCCCCTGGATCTGATTGATCTGGCTGGCGAAGATGGAGGGCTGGTCCCCGGAGGAGAACTGGGCATCCAACATCCGATACTGCTCGAGTTGCTTCTCCAGGTTATAGCGTTGCAACCGTACCCGGTGTTGGAAGTCCCGGGTTCGAATGGTGGTGCCGTCCACCCGTGCGATAGGCGAGTTCGGTTTGCGAACGAACTCGTCCACCAACCCCGCGATGATCACCAGCAGCACCAGTGCGATTACCGCCCCGGTGAAGATCATCACGCGTCGCGATTGCTCTCGATGCCGGCGACCGATCGCGACCTGTTTACGGGTTGGTTCCGTGGATTGCTTTCTGCGCTTTTTCGCCATGCCGCTCGCGACCCTCCCTGTATTCGGCCTCCCAAAAAGCCGGAATGACTTTTCCTGCAACGATAAAAGGCATAGGATGAGCCCATCCTATGCCTTTCCATCGCGATCCTACGAGCCCCGCGCCATTGCCAACGAATCCAACGTCCGACTCAACCTTGCCGTTTCGCCACCGTGCGGATATGTTCCCATGTGAAAGGCAACAGGGCCAGGAAGCGAGCTCGCTTGATCGCCACCGCCAGAGCTCGCTGATGCTTGGAGCACAGCCCGGTCTTCCGGCGCGGCCAGATCTGACCACGCTCACTGAGATAACGGCTCAGGACCTCGGGCCGCTTATAGTCGATATAGGAGACGTGCTCCGCGCAGAAGGCGCACACTCGCCTTCGACGTCCATAGCGCCTTCGCGGGCGCGCCGTACGCATGCCAGAGCCCGACCTGGATGGGGCGGACCTCTGCGGCCGGGGCGTTGTCGTCTGTGCCCGGGCCGGTTGTGTTCCCTCTTGACGCTCTTCGCGTCCCTCAACGTCAGCCAACGTTATCCTCCCTCACGAATCCACGATCTTCTCGCGTCTCTGTCGATCAGGTACCTGCTTCCGGGGTGCCTGCATCGTCCCCAAGATCCGCATCCGGTGCCCGGCTGTCCAACATGATCATCTCGTTGGCGACCAGTTCGGTCCGGTAGTGCTTCTGTCCCTGCTCGTCATCCCAGCAGCGCGTCTGGAGATGCCCCTCTACATACACTCGGGAGCCCTTGCGCAGGTATTGATTGCAGATCTCGGCCAGATTTCCCCAGGCTACTACGTTGAACCACTCCGTAGCGTCTCGCCGTTCGCCATCGGCAGTGACCCAGCTCCGGCTGGTCGCCACGCTGAACGAGGTAACCGGCTTCCCGCTGGGCGTGTATCGCATCTCCGGATCCCGCCCCAGGTTGCCTATGATGATGACCTTGTTCAGTCCTCGTGCCATATTCACCACTCCGTTCTCTCTATAGCCGCCGATAGGCGACCCACGCGTGCCTCCGGCCCTCAAGCCCCTGGGCGAACGATGAGGTGGCGCATGACATCTTCGCTGAGCCGCAGATTGCGCTCCAACTCGGCTACCGCCTCGGGAGCCATCCGCAGCCGCTGGACAACGTAATAGCCCTCCAATTGCTTCTGGATGGGGTAAGCCAGGCGCCTACGTCCCCAGGGCTCGGTCTCGATCACCTCGCCCCCGCTGGAGACGATCCAATTGGTCACCTGCTCAATCGCAGAGGCCACGCCCTCCTCATCCAGGCGTGGGTGGAGGATGAAAACCATCTCATAGTCTCTCACGCTCGCCAACTAGCCTCCTTTCCTCGGGTTAGCCCCCGGTCAAGCACGTCCGAGCGGACATGCGGCCAGGAGCAGAAAGAACGAGGGCACACGGGGCCGATTCCTCCCCATCCCTCGTCGCGAGCGAGAGGAATATAGCACAAAGTCCCCAGACGAGCAAATCCCCGCCTTCATGGTAGTGTATCCAGTGATGCCAGGCCGAGGGGCGGTTGTCGCTCCGGCGATCGCTGTGTTATACTTGTCCCAGGTGAGGGCCTCATCGCCCTCAGGAGGGTATGCCATCCGCAAGAGCGTACAATGGGCTGCGAGAGAGATCACGCGATGAGGGATGGATTGCGATGTTGTACATGCTCGGTGCCCCAAGGAGGAGGAAAGCGATGAAGCCGATCTCGGTCATGTGGTCGGAGGGAGTGACGGAGGAGGAAGCAGCTCAGGCCGTGTTCACCCTGCACCAGATCGTCAATTCGCTCTTCCGGGTCGGCAAGCGAAAGCGCATCTCTCCCCTGATGCCCACGATCAGGCCGTTTGGGACCTGGGTGATCCCCGCCGTCCCTCGCGGCGCAGCTTACTGGGGCACGCAGTGGTACGTGGACCGCTCGCTGGACCCCGAGTTGAAGCGGGTGCGTGGCCCCGACTTCCTGCGCCTGGTGGAGCTGGAACCCTGGCAGATCCAGGACCCTCATTTCGATCTGGCGATCCTGGATTTGGAGCTCATCGCCGACCCCGATGACGCCCCGGAGATGTCATCTCTGGGGCTGACCCTGCCCGGCACGGCCACCGTGATCTCCGTGGCGCCGCTGCGGGAGATCGCCGATCCGGAGCAGCGGTTGATGGCGTTGCGACGCCTGGTGGCCCACCATCTCGGGCATCTGGCTCGGGTGCCGCGCCCGGGCCGCACGGAGAACGTGGATCTCACAGGCCCCGAGCCCCATTGCACCGCGGTATGCGCCATGCGTCACGCCAACGACGTATTCGAGCTGTTGCACTACGCACAGGAGGAGAAGAGGGCTGGCGTGACGTATTGCCCGGCCTGCGAGCACGATCTGCGCGTGCAACTGGCCAGCGCTCAATTCAGCCTGAACTGAACGAGCCGTCGCATCGACGGCGGATTCCGCATCGAATACAAAAGCCCGGCGCAGAGAGATGCCGGGCTTTTTGTTTCCCTCGGCTGGTTGATCAGGGCGCTTCCGTTCGATCTGACTCCAGGAGGCGCTGGAGCTGCCGCCCATCGGATGGCTGTTTCCGCTCCACCAGACGCTCCAGGGGGACCTCCAGCCGCACCAGCGTGCCGGTGTCGTGTGAGGGGCGTGGCGAGGAGATCACCAGACGGGCTCCCAGGACCTCCGCCCCCTCCCGCATGCTCAGCAGCCCCAGGCTGCCCCGCTCCTCGTAGTTCTTCTCCACAGACCGCACGTCGAAGCCGATTCCGTCGTCCTCCACCTCTACGATCAGGCGTTGCGCCTCCTCGTCCAGCGCCACGCGCAGCCAGCAGCGGCTGGCCTGGGCGTGTTTCCGCACGTTGTTCACCGCCTCCTGGATGACGGCAAATACGGCCTCCGCCGCCCGGGGGACCAGATGCGGCAGGGATT
Proteins encoded in this window:
- a CDS encoding class I SAM-dependent methyltransferase → MKERDEVAEANERHWERMVREGCGFTIPWLDLDPDVVRAFAEGRIDSAPGPLEEMTPRGILAGVEGRDVLCLACGGGQQSAVFALLGARVTVVDLAQGQLEGDRRAAAHYGVEIRTIHADMRDLSMLDDESFDLVYGTAICYVPDARQVYAEVARVLRPGGLYRVDWRQPALHFVAWDGGGYRITKPYSERVDPREDGAIEFRHYMDDIFNGLVEVGLSIRHVEDVSRAVPPDPQAPAGSWDHERAYVGGEFVIVARKERPIPR
- a CDS encoding metallophosphoesterase, which codes for MRILTISDRVVPILYSPHILTRLGKIDLVLSCGDLPFYYLDFVSSMLGAPCYYVFGNHAQGLELGLEPPIRRFVGGDLDGRLVYERGILIAGLEGAYRYNRNPRFQYTEREMWLKIARLIPSLLAARLRYGRYLDILITHAPPRGIHDGPDRAHTGFVSFLTFMRWFRPRYLIHGHKHVYRPDEQTRTVYQDTVVINTYGFRVLEIEEHEGRRARPRRSSVLRA
- a CDS encoding LOG family protein; the encoded protein is MTGKIVSIFGSARTPEGTAAWQQAYELGRRLARAGWIVANGGYDGTMAAVSRGAREAGGHVIGVTCAAFDPLPPNPWLSEERRMPTLIARLEAITSLGDAFIALPGGIGTLTEVTLVWSLLQTGSLSPRPFVLIGSPWAGLVDAFKRHTEMGDSILALARLAADVDEAVAFLG
- a CDS encoding proline--tRNA ligase; this encodes MAEKITPRSQDFARWYTDVVQRADMADYAPVRGCMVIKPYGYALWENIQSALDRRFKATGHVNAYFPLFIPMSFLQKEAEHVEGFSPELAVVTHGGGEELEEPLAVRPTSETIIGHMYAQWIRSYRDLPVLINQWANVVRWEKRTRLFLRTTEFLWQEGHTAHATEEEAMEETLRILDLYTDFAVNEAAVPVIPGQKSEREKFAGAVASYTIEAMMGNGWALQAGTSHFLGQNFARAFDIKFLDQNNELQYVWTTSWGLSTRFIGGIIMVHGDDQGLILPPRLAPYQVVIVPIWRNDEERATVLEAGQKIAAELLDADVRVRFDDRDNVSPGFKFNDWEMRGVPLRIEIGPRDVEQRQVVFARRDVPGREGKRVVSQDGLVAQVQAMLEAIQATLLERAIRFRDENTHRAESYGEFKEILKTQGGFIRVHWAGTSEDEDRIKEETKATIRCFPLDAPEGRGRCFYTGQETDRIAIFARAY
- a CDS encoding sulfatase-like hydrolase/transferase codes for the protein MPPPNVLLITCDQLRKDALGCYGNDVIRTPHIDRLAERGVRFDQVFTASPVCAPNRGSIATGRFPSVHGLRRNGCVLPKGELTLMEVLRRRGYATYGVGKMHFGPQWRWIEDRPGATGDFDERWAVNPQPLPWEFPFYGFQQGMFTEDHRVGPYADYLRAHGLDPWADPHSFSYPQHITAPSVYPEEHHQTVWVADRSIEYLRSHPADRPFFLWTSFVHPHHPFTPPVPYDTLYDPTEMPLPVWDPGEVDGWPEAYRRKYLARQGSHEAIGMCDLTDADWRRIKAYYYGMISLIDKQIGRLMDELDRRGLLDRTIVVFTSDHGEMLGDHHLLFKGTHYDCVTNVPLIIARPGDPQGGQARHGIAQSVDIMPTILELTGTDVPEGVQGKSLVPMLADGKVELYREAFIEDPEMRRTVRTPTARLTWHGEGQRGELYDLTRDPHCLRNLWDRPEAADLQRQLMDRLVARMAENVDPLPPQVGLC
- a CDS encoding sulfatase-like hydrolase/transferase gives rise to the protein MNIILLISDTFRYDNLFDRAAMPVRTPELDRFAERAVSLSRLYTGSFPTIPHRTDLTTGRYGWPWYPWQDRRESSPNHIPEILRQTGYVSQLLCDCPHLFRSSFNVGFDGAHVLRGQEGDTYFLRMNHPIEHVMPPEKTRYGRHFQGRNLVDLARWTNRYWYREIDRFPPRTAELAVEWLEENYRFHPFFLWVDFFDPHEPWDPPEYMVKRYDPDYEGVPMLHPNYGKASDLTPEELRNLRAHYCAEAELVDRWVGRVLQKIDDLGLWDNSIVIFTTDHGISLGEHNRTGKSNINPGDERYWPLYPEIAHIPFLIAAPGLEGGRTVDALLQPADILPTLLDLAGVDATPPQPFHGRSFAPKLRGEPQPPLHEYVISASFLRLVDGSIPAEWVTPAVYTEKWAYVPVGADGERELYDLQADPYAEANVISEHPDVADDLHGKLLAWLREVEAPEEAIAVFQP
- the rpsR gene encoding 30S ribosomal protein S18, producing the protein MRTARPRRRYGRRRRVCAFCAEHVSYIDYKRPEVLSRYLSERGQIWPRRKTGLCSKHQRALAVAIKRARFLALLPFTWEHIRTVAKRQG
- a CDS encoding single-stranded DNA-binding protein: MARGLNKVIIIGNLGRDPEMRYTPSGKPVTSFSVATSRSWVTADGERRDATEWFNVVAWGNLAEICNQYLRKGSRVYVEGHLQTRCWDDEQGQKHYRTELVANEMIMLDSRAPDADLGDDAGTPEAGT
- the rpsF gene encoding 30S ribosomal protein S6, yielding MRDYEMVFILHPRLDEEGVASAIEQVTNWIVSSGGEVIETEPWGRRRLAYPIQKQLEGYYVVQRLRMAPEAVAELERNLRLSEDVMRHLIVRPGA